In a single window of the Streptomyces sp. NBC_00353 genome:
- the gnd gene encoding phosphogluconate dehydrogenase (NAD(+)-dependent, decarboxylating) encodes MTTDTPMQLGMIGLGRMGANLVRRLMRDGHRCVVYDLDREAVQELEKEGATAASSLHDLVDKLEKPRNVWLMLPAGVVQSTLDQLAALLDPGDTVIDGGNSYYRDDITRAKQLAPRGIHYVDCGTSGGVWGLERGYCLMIGGKEEAVARLDPVFRAIAPGTGDAEPTPGRTRTDGTASQGYLHCGPSGAGHFVKMVHNGVEYGMMAAIAEGLGIIKHADAGLRSRSVDAETAPLREPEAYQYEIDVAEVAEVWRRGSVVGSWLVDLVADALSRSPELDDFAGRVSDSGEGRWTVVAAVEESVPAPVISAALTERYESRGLGEFRDKVLSAMRGEFGGHAEKAR; translated from the coding sequence ATGACCACTGACACACCCATGCAGCTCGGCATGATCGGGCTCGGCCGGATGGGCGCCAATCTCGTGCGCCGACTGATGCGTGACGGCCATCGCTGTGTCGTCTACGACCTCGACCGGGAGGCCGTACAGGAACTGGAGAAGGAGGGGGCGACCGCGGCCTCCTCCCTTCACGACCTGGTCGACAAGCTGGAAAAGCCCAGAAACGTCTGGCTGATGCTCCCCGCCGGCGTGGTGCAGTCGACACTGGACCAGTTGGCGGCCCTGCTCGACCCCGGTGACACCGTCATCGACGGCGGCAACTCGTACTACCGGGACGACATCACCCGGGCGAAGCAGCTCGCTCCGCGCGGGATCCACTACGTCGACTGCGGGACCTCGGGCGGTGTCTGGGGCCTGGAGCGGGGCTACTGCCTGATGATCGGCGGCAAGGAGGAGGCGGTAGCCCGGCTGGACCCCGTCTTCCGCGCCATCGCCCCGGGCACCGGGGACGCCGAACCCACCCCCGGCAGGACCCGGACCGACGGGACCGCGTCCCAGGGCTATCTGCACTGCGGCCCGAGCGGCGCAGGCCACTTCGTGAAGATGGTCCACAACGGGGTCGAGTACGGGATGATGGCCGCCATCGCCGAGGGGCTCGGCATCATCAAGCACGCGGACGCGGGCCTGCGTTCGCGCTCCGTCGACGCCGAGACCGCCCCGCTGCGCGAACCCGAGGCCTACCAGTACGAGATCGACGTGGCCGAGGTCGCCGAGGTGTGGCGCCGCGGCTCCGTCGTCGGCTCCTGGCTGGTCGACCTCGTGGCCGACGCGCTGTCCCGCTCGCCCGAACTCGACGATTTCGCCGGCCGGGTCTCCGACTCCGGAGAGGGACGGTGGACGGTGGTCGCGGCCGTGGAGGAGAGCGTGCCCGCACCCGTCATCAGCGCCGCGCTCACCGAGCGGTACGAATCGCGCGGGCTGGGCGAGTTCAGGGACAAGGTGCTGTCCGCGATGCGCGGCGAATTCGGCGGTCACGCCGAGAAGGCGCGGTGA
- the sbnA gene encoding 2,3-diaminopropionate biosynthesis protein SbnA translates to MPVISVPYAFNQEELYVDLRSMFGHSLYLKCEGFNFAGSIKLKAATEMVETAERDGILTPKSILVESSSGNLGVALSMIAASKGYRFLCVTDARGNLSTRLMMEALGSQVHVIADQEANGGFLGARIEYIRALCASDDRYVWLSQYTNPSNWKAHYRTTAPAIARQFPRLDVLFVGAGTTGTLMGCARYFREWHRPVRIIAVDSVGSVSFGGSPGRRMIPGLGMSMRPPLLDESYVDEVIRVEEADTIRACHRLARGGFLFGGSTGTVVSGATDWLARHDTSELTAVTIAPDLGERYLDTIYHTNWLQDIYGEDVLNSRKVPPGSWADSAAPAARWRRRLDLQTGDRNSDQHHQLQDRKT, encoded by the coding sequence GTGCCCGTCATATCCGTTCCCTACGCCTTCAACCAAGAGGAGCTCTATGTCGACCTTCGGTCGATGTTCGGGCACTCGCTCTACCTGAAGTGTGAGGGCTTCAACTTCGCCGGCTCGATCAAGTTGAAGGCCGCGACCGAGATGGTGGAGACCGCTGAGCGGGATGGAATCCTGACGCCGAAATCGATCCTCGTCGAGTCCTCGTCCGGAAACCTCGGCGTGGCACTGAGCATGATCGCGGCGAGCAAGGGCTACCGGTTCCTGTGCGTGACGGACGCCCGCGGCAACCTGTCGACCAGGCTGATGATGGAGGCGTTGGGCAGTCAGGTGCACGTGATCGCCGACCAGGAGGCCAACGGCGGCTTTCTCGGCGCGCGGATCGAGTACATCCGCGCGCTGTGCGCCTCCGACGACCGGTACGTGTGGCTCAGCCAGTACACCAATCCGAGCAACTGGAAGGCGCACTACCGCACGACGGCGCCGGCGATCGCCCGCCAGTTCCCTCGACTGGACGTGCTGTTCGTCGGGGCCGGCACCACCGGGACCCTGATGGGCTGTGCGCGCTACTTCCGGGAGTGGCACCGGCCGGTGCGGATCATCGCGGTGGACAGCGTCGGCTCGGTGTCCTTCGGCGGTTCGCCGGGCCGCCGGATGATTCCCGGCCTGGGGATGAGCATGCGGCCGCCGCTGCTCGACGAGTCCTATGTGGATGAGGTGATACGTGTCGAGGAGGCGGACACGATCCGTGCCTGCCATCGTTTGGCCAGGGGCGGATTCCTGTTCGGCGGCTCCACCGGCACGGTGGTCAGCGGCGCAACGGACTGGCTGGCCCGGCATGACACGAGCGAACTGACCGCGGTGACCATCGCCCCGGACCTCGGCGAGCGCTACCTCGACACCATTTACCACACCAACTGGCTGCAGGACATTTACGGTGAGGATGTGCTCAACTCCCGTAAGGTGCCCCCCGGTTCCTGGGCAGACTCCGCCGCGCCGGCGGCACGGTGGCGTCGGCGGCTGGACCTGCAGACCGGCGACCGCAACAGCGACCAGCACCATCAGCTCCAGGATCGAAAGACCTAG
- the sbnB gene encoding 2,3-diaminopropionate biosynthesis protein SbnB: MTAVASTATESALPAPITVPPFAVISGAQVQRALHGREKRIVELVEATYRVHGAGDSVNPPSYFLRFPDRPSSRIIALPASIGGEARVDGLKWISSFPENVRAGIPRASAVLILNDPDTGYPFACLESSIISATRTAASAASAADWLSRDRPRPTRVGFFGVGLIARYIHTFLAGTGWSFDEIGVHDLSADSAAGFRCYLEQSGTTGRITVHDSAEQLIRHSDLVVFATVAGRPHVSDLSWFAHNPLVLHVSLRDLAPEILLASTNIVDDVEHCLKADTSPHLAEQLTGNRDFLHGTLDDVMAARVTVPADRPVVFSPFGLGVLDLAVGKDVYNEVVRSGELHIVDDFFHELSRYG; encoded by the coding sequence ATGACCGCCGTCGCTTCCACCGCAACGGAGTCCGCGCTGCCCGCGCCGATCACCGTGCCACCGTTCGCGGTGATCTCCGGTGCCCAGGTCCAGCGCGCGCTGCACGGACGCGAGAAACGAATCGTGGAGTTGGTCGAGGCCACCTACCGGGTGCACGGCGCCGGTGATTCGGTGAACCCGCCGTCGTACTTCCTGCGCTTCCCCGACCGCCCGTCCTCCCGGATCATCGCGCTGCCCGCCTCGATCGGCGGGGAGGCGCGGGTGGACGGCCTGAAGTGGATCTCCAGCTTCCCGGAGAACGTGAGGGCGGGCATCCCGAGGGCCTCGGCCGTGCTGATCCTCAACGACCCGGACACCGGCTACCCGTTCGCCTGTCTGGAAAGCTCGATCATCAGCGCCACCAGGACGGCCGCGTCGGCGGCGTCGGCTGCCGACTGGCTCAGCCGCGACCGGCCCCGACCGACGCGCGTCGGGTTCTTCGGGGTGGGCTTGATCGCCCGCTACATCCACACCTTCCTGGCCGGCACCGGCTGGTCGTTCGACGAGATCGGCGTGCACGACCTGTCCGCCGACAGCGCGGCAGGCTTCCGGTGCTACCTGGAACAGTCGGGCACCACCGGCCGGATCACCGTGCACGACAGCGCCGAGCAGTTGATCCGCCACAGCGACCTGGTGGTCTTCGCAACCGTCGCCGGCCGGCCGCATGTCAGCGACCTGTCATGGTTCGCGCACAATCCCCTGGTGCTGCACGTGTCGCTGCGCGACCTCGCGCCGGAGATCCTGCTCGCCTCGACCAACATCGTCGATGACGTCGAGCACTGCCTGAAGGCCGACACCTCGCCGCATCTGGCCGAGCAGCTCACGGGCAACCGGGACTTCCTGCACGGCACGTTGGACGACGTGATGGCCGCACGCGTGACGGTGCCGGCGGACCGGCCGGTGGTGTTCTCACCCTTCGGCCTCGGGGTGCTCGACCTCGCGGTGGGCAAGGACGTCTACAACGAAGTGGTCCGCAGCGGCGAGTTGCACATCGTCGACGACTTCTTCCACGAACTGAGCCGGTACGGATGA
- a CDS encoding TauD/TfdA family dioxygenase, translating to MSSLSTASLVDVEREPGKPPLLRAEATGDAPGWAAEHRDALRAVVAEHGSVLVRGLGLRDAAGTGAVFARLATGLMTEKEVFAPRRTYSDGVYSSSKWPPNQPMCMHHELSYTLEFPGMMMFACLSAPTDGGATAVADSPTVLDALPAELTERFEREGWLLTRSYNDEIGATVAEAFGTDDRGAVESYCRANAITFEWQPDGGLRTRQRRSAVVRHPVTGRRCWFNQIAFLNEWTMAPEVREYLVDVYGADGLPFNTRFGNGDPIAEDVVQLLNSVYEANTAREPWQAGDLMLVDNIRTAHSREPFEGPREVVVAMADPVHLADCSPTVEVSTG from the coding sequence ATGTCGTCCCTATCCACGGCGTCGCTGGTCGACGTGGAACGTGAACCCGGCAAACCCCCGCTGCTGCGGGCCGAGGCCACCGGCGACGCGCCGGGCTGGGCAGCCGAGCACCGGGACGCGCTGCGCGCTGTCGTCGCCGAGCACGGGTCGGTCCTGGTACGCGGCCTCGGGCTGCGGGACGCGGCCGGAACCGGCGCCGTCTTCGCGAGGCTGGCCACGGGTCTGATGACCGAGAAGGAGGTCTTCGCGCCCCGACGGACCTACTCCGACGGCGTGTACTCCTCATCGAAGTGGCCGCCGAACCAGCCGATGTGCATGCACCACGAACTGAGCTACACGCTTGAGTTCCCCGGCATGATGATGTTCGCCTGTCTCAGCGCACCCACCGACGGCGGGGCGACCGCGGTGGCCGACTCACCGACCGTGCTCGACGCGCTGCCCGCCGAGTTGACCGAGCGTTTCGAGCGGGAGGGGTGGCTGCTCACCCGCAGCTACAACGACGAGATCGGGGCGACCGTCGCCGAGGCGTTCGGCACCGACGACCGTGGCGCCGTCGAGAGCTACTGCCGCGCCAACGCGATCACGTTCGAGTGGCAGCCCGACGGTGGACTGCGCACCAGACAGCGCCGCAGCGCCGTGGTGCGTCACCCGGTCACCGGCCGGCGCTGCTGGTTCAACCAGATCGCGTTCCTCAACGAGTGGACGATGGCCCCCGAGGTGCGCGAGTACCTGGTGGACGTCTACGGCGCCGACGGGCTGCCGTTCAATACCCGCTTCGGCAATGGCGACCCGATCGCCGAGGACGTCGTGCAGCTGCTCAACAGCGTCTACGAGGCCAACACCGCACGCGAGCCGTGGCAGGCCGGCGACCTGATGCTCGTCGACAACATCCGCACCGCGCACAGCAGGGAGCCCTTCGAGGGGCCGCGCGAAGTGGTCGTCGCCATGGCCGACCCCGTACATCTGGCCGACTGCTCGCCGACTGTCGAGGTGAGCACAGGATGA
- a CDS encoding non-ribosomal peptide synthetase, whose product MGMQEQADREYWRAVLLAGGCTAIPRWTLDPVTGVGEHEATIPDGVVAALGRLAKGLAVPVDSVLLAAHAKVLAALSGEREVTTGYVTVEGGRPLPCRLTTDPDSWRALLLDTHRAASDLLLHKDFPVDELRRELGLAEPSVETVFDPHGSGGEVAGNTVLRLGFSQRGGHLVLRLRYRTDALDADCADRIAGYHLTALALIAADPDAEHGPQSLLSAEELHFQLEEFAGPHRELPDHRFHELFEQRVSAHPDAVAAVHGEQQLTYRELNARANRVGRALLARGLRPEGVVAVVTERNLDWMAAVLAVFKAGGVYLPIEPHFPADRVATMLSRAACGLVLTDPGSTSTLDQALGSLSGVQKLFVGAAYEEDHADDDLGLHVAPDQLAYIYFTSGSTGEPKGAMCEHAGMLNHLYAKIDDLGIGEGQVVAQTAPQCFDISLWQLVSGLLVGGRTLLVEQEVILDVERFVDKIVDGRVAVLQVVPSYLDVVVSCLKQHPRELPDLRCVSVTGEALKKELAQRWFAAQPGIKLVNAYGLTETSDDTNHEVMDRVPDGDRILLGPAVNNVHVYVVDEHLTPVPLGAPGLIVFSGVCVGRGYVNDPERTRQAYLADPHRDGARLYRGGDYGRWQPGGKLEFLGRRDNQVKIRGFRIEIGEIENTLLQVPGVRDGAVVVTERADRSKHLVAFYSGRRPLEVDVLRDRLGESLPEYMVPSAFHWRESLPLTANSKIDRKALRGLSEELGAAQDEYRAPSTPTERQLAVAWAKVLGIPQHQIGRRDHFFDRGGTSLSAVKLAITLDRAVSLKDVTRHPVLADLAGLVDGRSERRSGLLQSLSESDGTQAAALVCFPYAGGNAVNFQPMAGALPGGGPAVYAVELPGHDVAAESEPFAPMAQVAEHVVVEIIRRGLTRVLLWGHSSGTALAVETARKLQESGVDVQRVFLGAQLLGNAADRRATIADLTGRSNAEIAARLSSEGGYTELGELDAQHAEHIGAAYRHDCVSAHHYFADALDSPPALKLSAPVTVVVAADDPSTAEYPRRYRDWQLLAEQVDLHELAEGGHYFLRTRPTEAAEAVLRAADLFASS is encoded by the coding sequence ATGGGAATGCAGGAGCAGGCCGACCGGGAGTACTGGCGCGCTGTGCTGCTCGCCGGTGGATGCACCGCAATACCGCGGTGGACGCTCGATCCGGTGACGGGCGTCGGCGAACACGAGGCGACGATCCCGGACGGCGTCGTGGCGGCGTTGGGCCGGTTGGCCAAGGGCCTGGCGGTGCCGGTCGACTCCGTGCTGCTGGCAGCGCACGCCAAGGTACTTGCCGCGCTGTCCGGCGAGCGTGAGGTCACGACCGGTTACGTCACCGTGGAGGGCGGCCGGCCGCTGCCGTGCCGGCTGACGACGGACCCCGACTCGTGGCGTGCGCTGCTGCTGGACACCCATCGAGCAGCGTCGGATCTGCTGTTGCACAAGGACTTTCCGGTCGATGAGCTCAGGCGCGAGCTGGGCCTGGCCGAACCGTCGGTCGAGACCGTGTTCGATCCGCACGGCTCGGGCGGCGAAGTCGCCGGTAACACCGTGCTGCGGTTGGGATTTTCGCAACGCGGCGGCCATCTCGTGCTGCGACTGCGGTATCGGACCGATGCGCTCGACGCGGACTGCGCCGACAGGATCGCCGGTTACCATCTCACCGCGCTCGCGCTGATCGCCGCCGATCCGGACGCCGAGCACGGACCGCAGAGCCTGCTCTCCGCCGAGGAACTCCACTTCCAGCTCGAAGAATTCGCCGGTCCACACCGGGAGCTGCCGGACCACCGGTTCCACGAGCTGTTCGAGCAGCGGGTGTCGGCTCACCCGGACGCCGTCGCTGCGGTGCACGGGGAGCAGCAGCTGACGTATCGGGAACTCAACGCACGCGCCAACCGGGTGGGACGAGCCCTGCTGGCGCGGGGGCTGCGCCCCGAGGGTGTCGTCGCGGTGGTGACGGAGCGCAACCTGGACTGGATGGCCGCCGTCCTCGCTGTCTTCAAGGCCGGCGGCGTGTACCTGCCCATCGAGCCGCATTTCCCGGCCGATCGCGTCGCGACCATGCTCTCCCGTGCCGCATGCGGGCTCGTGCTGACCGATCCCGGCAGCACCTCCACGCTCGACCAGGCCCTCGGCTCGCTGTCCGGGGTCCAGAAGCTCTTCGTCGGCGCAGCCTACGAGGAGGACCATGCCGACGACGATCTGGGCCTCCACGTCGCACCGGACCAGCTTGCCTACATCTATTTCACCTCCGGCTCCACGGGAGAGCCCAAGGGCGCGATGTGCGAGCACGCGGGCATGCTGAACCACCTCTACGCCAAGATCGACGACCTGGGGATCGGCGAGGGACAGGTGGTCGCCCAGACCGCGCCCCAGTGCTTCGACATCTCGCTGTGGCAACTGGTGTCCGGGCTGCTGGTCGGCGGGCGGACGCTGCTGGTGGAGCAGGAGGTGATCCTGGACGTCGAGCGGTTCGTCGACAAGATCGTTGACGGCCGGGTCGCCGTCCTCCAGGTCGTACCCTCCTACCTGGACGTCGTCGTGTCCTGTCTGAAGCAGCACCCCCGCGAGCTGCCGGACCTGCGGTGCGTGTCGGTCACCGGCGAGGCGCTGAAGAAGGAGCTCGCGCAGCGCTGGTTCGCCGCCCAGCCCGGGATCAAGCTGGTCAACGCCTATGGGCTGACCGAGACCTCGGACGACACCAACCACGAGGTCATGGACCGCGTGCCCGACGGGGACCGGATCCTGCTGGGTCCCGCGGTCAACAACGTGCACGTGTATGTCGTCGACGAGCACCTGACCCCGGTGCCGCTCGGCGCCCCCGGTCTGATCGTCTTCTCCGGCGTCTGCGTCGGCCGCGGATACGTCAACGACCCCGAGCGCACCCGGCAGGCCTATCTGGCCGATCCGCACCGTGACGGCGCCCGGCTCTACCGGGGCGGCGACTACGGCCGCTGGCAGCCCGGGGGCAAACTGGAGTTCCTCGGCCGCCGGGACAACCAGGTGAAGATTCGTGGCTTCCGGATCGAGATCGGCGAGATCGAGAACACCCTGTTGCAGGTGCCCGGTGTTCGCGACGGTGCGGTGGTGGTGACCGAGCGGGCCGACCGGAGCAAGCACCTGGTGGCGTTCTACTCCGGTCGACGGCCGCTCGAGGTCGACGTCCTGCGGGACCGGCTCGGTGAGTCGCTGCCCGAGTACATGGTCCCGTCGGCCTTCCACTGGCGGGAAAGTCTGCCACTGACAGCCAACAGCAAGATCGACAGGAAGGCTCTGCGAGGGCTCTCCGAAGAACTCGGCGCCGCCCAGGACGAGTACCGCGCGCCGAGTACGCCGACCGAACGGCAGCTGGCGGTCGCATGGGCGAAGGTGCTCGGCATCCCGCAGCACCAGATCGGACGGCGGGACCACTTCTTCGACCGGGGCGGCACGTCGCTGTCGGCAGTGAAGCTGGCGATCACCCTGGACCGTGCGGTGTCCCTCAAGGACGTCACCCGCCACCCGGTCCTTGCCGATCTGGCCGGGCTGGTCGACGGCAGGTCCGAACGGCGCTCCGGACTGCTCCAGTCACTGTCGGAATCGGACGGAACGCAGGCCGCCGCCCTGGTGTGCTTCCCTTACGCCGGCGGCAACGCGGTGAACTTCCAGCCGATGGCCGGGGCACTGCCGGGCGGCGGGCCGGCGGTCTACGCCGTCGAGCTGCCCGGTCACGACGTGGCCGCCGAGAGCGAGCCGTTCGCGCCGATGGCACAGGTGGCCGAGCACGTCGTCGTCGAGATCATCCGGCGTGGCCTGACCAGGGTCCTGCTGTGGGGCCATTCCTCGGGAACCGCGTTGGCCGTGGAGACTGCCAGAAAGCTGCAGGAGAGCGGGGTGGACGTCCAGCGGGTGTTCCTCGGCGCGCAGCTGCTCGGCAACGCCGCCGACCGGCGGGCCACCATCGCCGATCTGACCGGGCGGAGCAACGCCGAGATCGCCGCGAGGCTGAGCTCGGAGGGCGGGTACACCGAGCTCGGTGAGCTGGATGCGCAGCACGCCGAGCACATCGGTGCCGCCTACCGGCACGACTGCGTGTCCGCGCACCACTATTTCGCCGACGCCCTGGACAGCCCACCGGCGCTGAAGCTGTCCGCGCCGGTCACCGTGGTCGTTGCCGCCGACGACCCGAGCACAGCGGAGTACCCGCGCCGGTACCGCGACTGGCAGCTCCTGGCCGAGCAGGTCGACCTGCACGAGCTCGCCGAGGGAGGCCACTACTTCCTGCGCACCCGTCCGACCGAGGCGGCAGAGGCCGTACTGCGCGCCGCCGATTTGTTCGCTTCTTCCTGA
- a CDS encoding Pls/PosA family non-ribosomal peptide synthetase produces the protein MEEKSLEVLTPGPNESAIDECRYTAPETGIERELSEVLADVLCVERVSVDSHFFDDLGANSLVMAHFCARVRKRADLPSASMKDIYRHPTIRSLATGLAEAAPIPVESSSPAPTEVVAPVGTVQYALCGTLQFLLFLGYSFLAGLVADLGYAWVSAGSDVIDIYLRSLVFGGVGFVGLCTFPIAAKWLLIGRWTSREFPVWGLTYLRFWTVKVLIHANPMIFFVGNPLYVLYLRALGARIGKGVTILSRSVPVCPDLLTIGSGTVIRKDSFFLCYRAHAGRIQTGRVTLGRDVFIGEKTVLDIDTSMGDGAQLGHTSTLYSGQAVPDGQRWHGSPAQLTQHDYLRIAPAKCSTLRRAGFGLVTVLQLFFLYVPLAVGGAYMLVTLVPALHNRLGPGTVGFTSTDLYIDALILSLVLFFGFVVVGLAVLFTVPRLLNLVVKPDKVYPLYGFHYSAHRAIGRMTNIKFFKWLLGDSSYIVHYLRGLGYDLSRVEQTGSNFGTEVQHETPYLCSVGSGTMVADGLSIVNADFSSTSFRVSRASIGPYNFLGNNIAYPSGARTGENCLLATKVMVPLDGEVREGVGLLGSPCFEIPRSVERDSRFDHLRTGDELRRSLAAKNRYNIRSMVFFLLVRWLHFFVLTMLGLANAELYDSYGHVLIAVFLVSSLGFTAVYFVLVERGIAAFRSLRPRLCSIYEPYFWWHERLWKVPDTYLNVFNGTPFKNVIWRMLGVRIGSRVFDDGCYLTERTLTTIGSDCTLNAGSKIQCHSQEDGTFKSDRSTIDVGCTLGVGAHVHYGVTMGEGAVLAPDSFLMKGEEVPQHARWGGNPATEMRDALYQPEALTGKR, from the coding sequence ATGGAGGAGAAATCCCTCGAAGTCCTGACGCCCGGGCCGAATGAATCTGCGATCGACGAGTGCAGATACACCGCCCCGGAGACCGGCATCGAGAGAGAGCTCTCCGAGGTGTTGGCTGACGTCCTGTGTGTCGAACGAGTGTCGGTCGACAGCCACTTCTTCGATGACCTCGGCGCCAACTCCCTGGTGATGGCGCATTTCTGCGCACGGGTCAGGAAGCGGGCGGACCTTCCGTCGGCGTCGATGAAGGACATCTACCGGCACCCGACGATACGCAGCCTGGCGACGGGGCTCGCGGAAGCCGCGCCCATCCCTGTCGAGTCGTCGTCCCCGGCGCCGACCGAGGTGGTGGCCCCGGTCGGCACAGTGCAGTACGCCCTCTGCGGGACACTGCAGTTCCTGCTCTTCCTGGGATATTCATTCCTCGCCGGACTTGTGGCCGACCTGGGCTACGCATGGGTCTCCGCCGGCTCGGATGTGATCGACATCTATCTGCGATCGCTCGTCTTCGGCGGCGTCGGCTTCGTCGGTCTGTGCACCTTCCCGATCGCGGCCAAATGGCTCCTCATCGGCCGGTGGACATCGCGCGAGTTCCCGGTCTGGGGTCTGACGTACCTGCGCTTCTGGACCGTCAAGGTGCTGATCCACGCCAACCCGATGATCTTCTTCGTCGGCAATCCCCTGTACGTGCTGTACCTGCGGGCCCTGGGCGCACGGATCGGCAAGGGAGTCACGATCCTCTCCCGCAGCGTTCCGGTCTGCCCCGACCTGCTGACGATCGGCTCCGGCACGGTGATCCGCAAGGACTCGTTCTTCCTCTGCTACCGGGCGCACGCCGGCCGTATCCAGACCGGTCGCGTCACCCTTGGCCGGGACGTGTTCATCGGCGAGAAGACCGTCCTCGACATCGACACGTCCATGGGCGACGGTGCTCAACTCGGCCACACGTCCACGCTGTACAGCGGTCAGGCGGTCCCGGACGGTCAGCGCTGGCACGGATCCCCGGCACAGCTCACGCAGCACGACTACCTGAGGATCGCGCCGGCCAAATGCAGCACGCTGCGGCGGGCCGGCTTCGGCCTCGTCACCGTGCTTCAGCTGTTCTTCCTCTACGTGCCGCTGGCTGTCGGAGGCGCGTACATGCTGGTGACCCTGGTTCCGGCGCTGCACAACCGGCTGGGCCCGGGCACGGTGGGGTTCACATCGACAGATCTCTACATCGACGCGCTGATCCTTTCCCTGGTGTTGTTCTTCGGCTTCGTCGTCGTGGGCCTGGCCGTATTGTTCACCGTTCCGCGCCTGCTGAACCTGGTCGTCAAGCCGGACAAGGTCTATCCGCTGTACGGGTTTCACTACTCGGCTCACCGGGCGATCGGGCGCATGACCAACATCAAGTTCTTCAAGTGGCTGCTCGGTGACAGCTCCTACATCGTCCATTATTTGCGCGGCCTCGGATACGACTTGTCCCGCGTCGAGCAGACCGGGTCGAACTTCGGCACGGAAGTCCAGCACGAGACCCCGTATCTGTGCTCTGTCGGCAGCGGGACGATGGTCGCTGACGGACTCTCCATCGTCAACGCCGACTTCTCGAGCACGTCCTTCCGGGTGTCCCGGGCCTCGATCGGGCCATACAACTTCCTCGGGAACAACATCGCCTATCCCTCGGGGGCCAGGACGGGCGAGAACTGTCTCCTTGCGACGAAGGTGATGGTTCCGCTCGACGGTGAGGTGCGCGAGGGTGTGGGCCTGCTCGGCTCGCCGTGCTTCGAGATTCCCCGGTCGGTCGAGCGCGACTCCCGGTTCGACCACCTTCGGACCGGCGACGAGTTGCGCCGCAGCCTCGCCGCAAAGAACCGCTACAACATCCGATCGATGGTCTTCTTCCTGCTCGTGCGGTGGCTGCACTTCTTCGTGCTCACGATGCTCGGCCTCGCGAACGCCGAACTGTACGACTCCTACGGACATGTGCTGATCGCTGTGTTCCTGGTGTCCAGTCTCGGGTTCACCGCTGTCTACTTCGTACTGGTGGAACGCGGTATCGCGGCATTCCGCTCGCTGCGACCTCGGTTGTGTTCCATCTACGAGCCTTACTTCTGGTGGCACGAGCGCCTCTGGAAGGTGCCCGACACGTACCTCAACGTCTTCAACGGCACCCCTTTCAAGAACGTGATCTGGCGGATGCTGGGCGTTCGGATCGGCAGCAGAGTCTTCGATGACGGCTGCTATTTGACGGAGCGGACGCTCACCACCATCGGGAGCGACTGCACGCTCAATGCCGGAAGCAAGATCCAGTGCCACTCGCAGGAGGACGGCACCTTCAAGTCCGATCGCAGCACCATCGACGTCGGCTGCACCCTCGGTGTGGGAGCCCACGTCCACTACGGCGTGACGATGGGCGAGGGCGCGGTACTCGCCCCCGACTCCTTTCTCATGAAGGGCGAGGAAGTCCCGCAGCACGCCCGCTGGGGAGGAAACCCCGCCACGGAGATGCGAGATGCCCTGTATCAGCCCGAGGCGCTGACCGGGAAGAGGTAG